In Citrus sinensis cultivar Valencia sweet orange chromosome 3, DVS_A1.0, whole genome shotgun sequence, the sequence GTAATAAAGCTTCAAAACCCAAAGGGTTCCAAGATCCAAGGCCAAAATTTATTCTAGAGTCCTAAGATCTATCCTAAGACAAACCACCTAGGATAATCCTCCTAAGTAACAAGACTTCAAAGCCTAAAAGGTCTCAAAGTCCAGGACTAAAAGATTCTAAAGTCCTAGGACTAAAAGATTCTAAAGTCCTATGATCTTATCCTAAGACAAACCATCCAGAATAATCATCCTAGATGACGAGGTTTCAAAGCTCAAAAGGTACCGAGATCCTAGGCTTCTATCCTAAGACAAACTACTTAGGATAAATCTCCTACGTTCTAAGGTTCTCATCATCCCAGagttttagtaaaaataacttaaggTTAAAAcacttctttctttatatatagagACAAACTTGTATATTCATGTGTCAATCAACATGGGCACAAACAAACAAGTGTTGCCAGACGTGATAAGAAACATCCTTTAGTCGTGTATTTTGTTCACTCTCACTGTACCCTCATCATGATTCTCCCATGTTTTTGGTCAGCATGCAAAGACAAGTATCTAGTTTTCGAGTTTGAAGATAATTATCTTGCTGTTTTGGAGAGAGAAATAGCAGTAGCTGCTTCATCATGCATTCTCAAAGATTATGGAATTCCGTCTGAAAGATCTTCTGATCTGTTGGAGCCATATGTGGATCCGTTTGGGGAAATCCAGGCAATAAATCAAGATTCAGGTGACAGCCCAGTTTCAGATTTGGAAATTGGTTTTGACGGACTTAAGTGGGCATAATCATGAGATGTTGACAGTTCAATCCAAAGACTCTCTCACGATCAGCCATGTGGGAACTGGGAAGACACGGTGAGAGTGATACAGCCAACAGTGGACCACCAAGTCTCGATGTCGAGGCTTCCGCTTTCGGGTCCTTTCAAGGACAAAAAATGggttttttaacaattatcatGGCCGGTTTTTCATTCTCTTTGTGGTTGGGTTTTTTGAGTTCGAACATCGAGCCAACAACTTCCtgcttatcttttttttttattttttatgattttttcaGCGAGAGCATTATTGTAGCAGAGGTTGCTATCATTAGCCATGAAAGCATCGGATGTAATGTTgtgacaataaaattattaattttattcataatagaAGTTAATAATGGTGAACATACTGCATTTTTTAGAGTATTCaaataaagtattttaaaatccGATCCAGaacttattttcttataataattaaaattccaatcacgttacaaattaacaaaattttaaatattgaataaaactCCCATCTaatgtttattcatttattttacttaCCGAAAGCAAACAGGAAGAATCGCAGAAACAGAAATCAAACAGAAACACAACCACCAAGTGATTTTTAAGTCATGAAACACAATCTTCATTTCAAGGGCAAAATCGTCAGACAACTTATGTCAAACAAACTTTCCACGGCAAGTCTCTATCTCCTCATCTGGTCCCGTGTTATTAAAATCAGCACCGATATTCAGCACACAATAAGCACCACAGTAAGCCCCGAACAGTGCGTTTTGTGTGCAATATAAAAGGCCATTgtttaaacaaacaaacacattACACGCGCACCTCACGCATGCATCAGTCTCACTCTCATTCACACCAAACCCAATCCTCATTCAAGTTAGAAATCTGAACAACTATTTCTCCCAAggcattttttgttttacttgtgGGCTGTTCCTCACAGTGTGAAATCCGTCGGCTCTCTCACGGTATATCATGCTCTTAGTTGTGTGAGGAATGGAGTTGCATCTTGGAGACTGACTTCACTCATCGTCGACTGCGGCAATCAATTTCTGCAGGTATGCATTGGATGCGTATATGCTGCAGATTAGGAGTTATAGAATCTTTGTTCAAGACGACTAGTTAAATCCTAGATGCACTAATTGCGATCGAggatatacttttttttaatttcattgaaaatgaaaaaaaaaaaaaaaaagaacccaGCCCCCAGGCCACGGCAGCAGGCCATTTCACTTTAGTTTCAATTTGCAAcccattattttaatttaaattaagttaaaaaaattacttaatgaaatggaaaaataaaaaatcaagacAGTGATCGGCATTTTATCAGTAACGATTTGGCATGCATTTTTGtcccaattaaaaaatcaGTACAATAACACATCATTCGATTTAATAGATTGGAATTGACAAATCATTTACACATTGCCTAAGTaatagaatgttgtttaattgTCTAGTATATGCTGCAGATTCAACTGGTAATTGACACTGCCATAAATTATTCCAtacttatttgtttaattttctattacaaagttaatagTAAGCacgaaataaataaatatatactgCAAATTCAACtggtatatattaaatttgtgttcACAATTTGCATAATTAGTTAGTTTAGTTTTGTAAGGTTGTGCtgaattatttgtattttgttacTTTCATTTTGTCAATgtgaattatttcaattttgtagaaataaataatatggaAAAGGACATCGAAGTTGAAGAGTTGGAGAAAATTGATGAGGACGATGAGCCAATAATTGGGATGTCATTTGATAGTGATGTcgatttgtttatttacttcAAAGAGTATGGTAAAAGAAAAGGGTTTCCGGTTTTGAGGAGAACTAGTAGAAATGATAGTGATGAGATTCTTAGAAATGTGACTTTTGCTTGTGGGAGAAGTGGTGAAACAAGAAGCAAATATGTGAATATTTTAAAGCTCCAACCTAATGCAAAAACAGGCTGCAATGTTAGATTGGGAGCTGGTTTAGGGGATAATGGAAAGTGGACAATTCAAAGCTTAAATCTTGAACACAACCATGTGCTGTTAACTCCAACCAAATCCAAGTATTTTCGATGCAATCGTAGCCTCAATACATATGCAAAAAAGAAGCTTGATGTAAATGATCGAGCAGGAATCAGATTGtgtaaaaattatcaatcactTGTTACTGAGGTTGGCGGTCATGAAAATGTGACATTCATAGAAAGAGATTGTAGAAATCATGttcagaaagaaagaagattacgGCTTGGAGATGGAGATGCTGCTGCTcttcaaaactattttatgAAAGTGCAAGTAGAAGATAATAGATTTTACTTTAGTATGCAAGTGGATGATGAGAGacgattaaaaaatattttttgggcCGAGCTAAGGAATATGGAAGCGTACAAGGAGTTTGGAGACGTTGTTACATTTGACACCACGTATCTTACAAATAAGTATGATATGCCGTTCGCTCCATTTGTAGGAGTTAATCATCATGAGCATTCTATTTTGTTTGGGTGTAGATTGATTTTACACGAAGATATTGAGACATTCACGTGGTTATTTCGAACATGGCTATCCTGCATGTCTAATTCAGCTCCCAATGGAATCATTACAGATCAAGGCAGGGCAATGAAAGTTGCAATTCAGAATGTCTTCCCCAATACTCGACATCGGTGGTGTTTATGGcatataatgaagaaaattccAGAGAAGCTAGGGGGTTATAAAGAATATCGTAACATAAATAATGTTTTGCATTGTGCTGTTTATGATTCCCAGAGTGCTGCGAAATTTAAGGAAACTTGGCACCGCATGATTATAGAATATGATTTGGGGGATAACGAATGGTTACGAAGCTTATATGATAAGAGGCATCATTGGGTACCTTGTTATCTAAACAATACTTTTTGGGCAAGAATGTCATCTACTTAACGCAGTGAAAGCTTGAATGCATTTTTTGATGGTTATGTTAACTCAAAGACTACTTTGAAGCAGTTTGTAGAGCAATACAGTTGTGTGTtgaagaataaagtttagaaggaagttgaagaagatgtCAGGTATCTTTCCTAACAAATGCCATGTGTAACATCTTATGCAATGGAGAGGCAAGTCCGAGATGTGTAcactatttcaaaatttcaagaatttcagCAAGAATTGATTGGGAAAATGTATTGCGAATTTGTCAATTCTATGGGTTGTGAATATATAGTTAGAGAGGATGTCAAAGTTGGAGAGGGTAAAAAGAGAACctttttttaagtatattttgaaaaagaaaatggtgaaATACGTTGCAGCTGCTCAAGGTTCTAATTTAGAGGTATTCTTTGTAGGCATGTCGTTACAATCATGATCCGCAATGACGTAGAAGTACtttcagaaaaatatattttacgaAGATGGAGAAAAGATGTGTGGAGATGCCATAGTAGAGTGAAAACGAGTTATGAGCTTCATAGTTGTACGGATGAGCAAAAACAATATGAGAAAATGTGTGCTACTTTCGCGGAGGTTGCAAATATGGCTGCACATAATATTGAAAGCTCTAATCTTGTTTTCAATTGGATTGAGAATGTACGGGAGGATTTATCAAAGGCAATTCCTTGCAGAGATAATGAAGTAACTGTTGTTACAGGCCAAGGAAGTTGTAGTGTGGAAGTAGAAACAGTTAGAGATCTAGTAGCTCGGCATCGTAAAGGTCGGTCGCCttgtcaaagaaaaaaatctaataaattttcaaaatctaaaatgaaTTCCTCACATTCCAATGCAAAGGTacttttaaaatgtattttcaatttaattaaagttaaaaaatttatgagatAAATGATGTTCAAATGTATGTTTTGTTGACTTTGCAGGATGGATAGGTGAACGAGCAAGTGCTGACTGTGATCCCAACACACGAGAACAATGTTGTTACGGTAGGTTTTATGGAATTCATATGCATGTCgttgatttttattacttaatcATAGacatttttctaatatattattaatcctTTGTAGGCATTTCAAAATCCTGAAGGAAGTTGTGTTGATATGAATATGTACCCACATGGAGTTATGGACTATTGTAATGTAAGTTTTTCATAGTAtatgttatgatttttttttattatcgcTTCATTTAATGTATGTTTGTTTTAGGGTCTTATGAGCTTACATTATATGGTTGGGGATAATGTTTATCCAACACCTACACAAAATTCTTGTACGGTAAGTGGTGataaatttagtatttattcatcttatctactttattttcttttattataacaaaatatttaatttttcttttaataggaACCACAATTCCATCCGCATGGACATTTTCAGCAGCTACTCTTTCAGCAAGATAGTGAATATGAAGTTGATAAGGAGTTTCGAAGTGATTTCGTAGAATatcattgtttttgttttttctcaTTAATGTTCGGATACAAGCCCTTGGCTATGATATGTGAGATTGTGGATTTCAtacatgaaattgtttttgttctaTGCATGATCCTTTATTAGATTTATATGATGCAACTGTGTTATTATTTGGTTGTGTGCTATTGGATTGGAATGGTGGAGGGATATGCTGGAtgtgttatttttgaattatatgcTGGTGGAATGGTAGAGGGATATGTTGCAtgtgttatttttgaattatatgcTGGTGGAATAGTGGAGGGATATGCTGCATGTGTTATTCTTTAATTGTGTGCTACTGGAATGGTGGAGGGATATATgatattatgttattttttcattgtATGCTATTGGAATTGAGGGAGAAGCTGCAAATCTGTTATTCTTTAATTGTGTGCTACTGGAATGGTGGAGGGATAAATGATATcctgttattttttaattgtatgcTACTGGAATTGATCCTCTGTAACTGTAGATCtgttattctttaattatttcctAAAGAATAAATGTGTTTTTAATGTGCAGCAATTATCAATATCTACGAGAAAGCATGGAACAATTCCCTTACAAACTAGTTATGGGGATTAAATGACAGAAAGATGCAAATGATAAGGCAAATTAAAATGACAACGACAATCATAAGCATAATCTTTTCTGCCTTTTACAGAAACATTAGTTTTTGTTTACATCCACTGAAGCATTCATGATACAATTCgcaaataaagaaagaaagataataatacattaattaattacacaacttaaatataatacaTATTAAAACAGTTATCATTATTTGCGAGACGTATGTTACCAGAAAACTTGGTTGTTGTCTTCGTTGAAGTTCTTGCTCAAGCAACTGAAATTTAAGAGATAAGCATTTGATTTGATGGCCCAACTTGCGGACTTCTGCTAACAAcatgtcaattttatttttatttataatacgATCTTCCATCCCTCTAAAATCATTACATTCACTGCTCTTCCAATCATCATCCCATTCAAAAGCCCCACATCCTTTGCACTTCCAAAACCTACGATTcggattttcttttgtacgTGAAGTTCGCAAGACCTTATTGTTGTTGCAGCATTTATCACAAGCTTTCACTTCTGTTTGAATTTCGCTTGTGCTTGAAGACATAAGATTGAACAAATTCTGTTCAATATACACAACAACCCAGATTCCTTTGCACTTCCAAAACCTAGATtcagattttcttttgtacgTGAAGTTTGCAAGACCTTATTGTTGTTGCAGCATTTATCACAAGCTTTCACTTGTGTTTGAATTTCGCTTGTGCTTGAAGACATAAGATTGAACAAATTCTGTTCAATATACACAACAACCCAGATTCCTTccagaaagaaaaaatggtagtcaatatattaaaaaccAGCTTACTGAACCAACTTTAAAATTACCAATTGCATCTTTATGCTAATGACCACCAATTCAACTTCAACCAtgcaaagacaaaaaaaaatgttaacatAAGTATGTGCTAagtctaattttctttttttctcccaaaaaaaaaaaagaaatacatcTTACTGCATTCATCTCAAAAGTACAACAAAAAGTCTACACTAATTCCATTCagctcaaataaaattattcaatttcaactacaaagaaaacaaaaagaagaaaaatatggtaTGTTTGCTACTCATTTCAAAAATGTCTAAGAGGAACACAAGAATAATCAACTCACCCATCAGTTGGAATATTTGTAGTAGTCAACTTCAAAGGATATAACGGATTGCCAATTGTAACCAAGAAATTGCATGTAAATAACTATCAAAATGCCATCTCCAGCACAAGACCATCTACTAAGGCTATCAAAATCCCATCTCCAGCACAAGGCCATCTCCTAAgactattgaaaataattgtcTCATTTGCTCACAATATCAACtggattttcaaaaattaaaaatcaactcACGGAAATTTGCCATTACCTATACAATTCGACTACAACATCAATCCAAGTGCAATTAAGCTCACAATATCAActagattttcaaaaattaaaaatcaactcACGGAAATTTGCCATTACCTATACAATTCGACTACAACATCAATCCAAGTGCAATTAAGCTGACAATATCAACtggattttcaaaaattaaaaatcaactcACGGAAATTTGCCATTACCTATACAATTCGAGAGAACAGAGACgatagagaagagagagagcatATCCACAGTGAGAGACCAACGGCGAGAGACCCACGGCCAGAGACCAACGCCGAGCACCACTGCTTGAGAAAGTTTGAGAATAGAGACGacagagaagagagagagcagACCCACGGTGAGAGACTAACGGTGAGAGACCCACGGCTGGAGACCCACGGCCAGAGACCAACGCCGAGCACCACTGCCTGAGAAAGTTTGAGAACGGAGATCGAAGAGAGACACTGCAAGAGAAACGGTGAGATTTCTGTGAGAGCAAATGGAGAAAAGGTGTGTGTCGCGTGAGATCTATTGCGCGTGTGTTGTGGTGGCTATGTGTGTATCACGTGAGTTGGCTCATTTTATACTATGCCCAAAATGCACCGTTTGGTGCTTATTGTGGTGCTTAACATGGGAAGAGTCTCATTTTCCTATTAAAATACCAATTTCGAATCGAGTTCAGGCGCCAGAGCAATTTTCTCGAACCTGGCCCGAGTTATTCTTGGGCTTGGGCCGGACGACCAAGTCCTCcttgattaaaattttgagactTTTCGAGGTTCACAGGGATTTTGGCATCCCTAGTCGAATCAACACCGATGTGATCTACACAACCAGTGTACATACCATTTGATACTGAAACACCAAATACTTAGATGTAATCAGCAACaatgacacacacacacacatatatatatgtagagctaatattaaaaattgttattttattatacttttCTTCAGTGTATGCCATCTTTTGGGCAGGCATGGCATTAATGAGCAAAAATGAAGACAACACACacattacacacacacacacagtgTAATTGAAATATCGAACTGGCAAGGAcacaaaatgaatttaatagtATATATTATCTCATTATGGCAAAtctaaaaaacacaaacttaTTTAACAGCtagcaaatttaaaaatcacgACAGCATCAAAAATTGCGcacaagaatttaattaacgGGGACTTAAAATGGAGTTGATATGATCAGCAATGTTTTGGGCATCAGCAGCAGCTCCATAGAGTCCTTTCCTCGACAATCCAACGCAGTATAAACCATTCTTCCCTTTCCAATGATTTGGGTAACTTTGCTTTGGAATTCCATCATCGTTCAGCATAGAATCATCCCCCTgctcaacaacaacaagaaaaaaaaaaaaaaatctaagatTGATTTGTACTTTTTGTAACCATTAACGCGAAAGagtaacaaattattatagaaacaataaaaaataaaatggtaaaaGGCGATTTGTTTTTGGGGGAGGCAAAGTGAGAATCGTCTTCTTTCCAatatacatgtatataaaCATTATATTACCTTGAGCCAAACATTTGTTGATCTCTTGAAGCCAGTACAGAAAACAATCGAGTCAAAGTGATGGGAGTGGCCATTCTCAAATATCACCTCGTTGCCTCTAATGCTCTCGATTCCCGGCAATACCTGTGCAGGaggaattttaaattatatcacAAGTAATACAACAATCAACTAACTTAGTCATATACCACatgtgtaattaaaaaattaatataattactacttatatattaatttttcataatatatacttataattttatatttattatataattaatataatattttagatgtattttaaaatttttgttagtgCGGGTATATTTTTACCTGTGTGTATATATAGGGAGAGAGAGGAAGGCCGGCGAGCccattcaaataataaatatctgATCACGTAGAAATTAATTACCTGAATCTGCCCAGACTTGATTTTCTCACAGGTGCCGGCATCGATGACCGGGTACTTTCCATAAGCAGCTTTCATGAAAAAAGGACCTTCCCTGGGCTTGTGGATCCCATACTTGTTCAAATCTCCATAAACAAGCCTGCTAAGCATCACCATCAATGTGTCGACCCCGCCGCATGGAACATACCTCAATAAAACTAACCCCAAATACACCATCTCCCTCGACAGCACATGAAcctgattaattaattaatcgaGTAGATAGATATATagaaattaagtaaaaaaatatgtgcaTGCCaagtgaaataataatgaatttaccCACCGGGCTACGGATAACTAAAGAGGTTTTGGCGGCATGGTTGGCTAGATCCAGTGCAATTTCCATGCCAGAATTTCCAGAGCCAACGACCAACACATTCTTGCCGCCATAAGGTTTCCCATTTTTATACTGAGTGGAATGAATAACTTCTCCAGTCCCGGTGGCACTACTGCAGAAAGAGCTCAGTCCTCGAATATCCGGCGTAAAAGGGTTGC encodes:
- the LOC102627458 gene encoding probable indole-3-pyruvate monooxygenase YUCCA10, whose translation is MKEQAAGVEVIIVGAGPSGLATAACLSLQSIPYVILERENCYASIWKKYSYDRLRLHLAKQFCQLPHLPFPSSYPMFVSRAQFIEYLDHYVSHFNIVPSIRYQRSVESASYDEATNMWNVKASNLLSPGRVIEEYYSGRFLVVASGETSNPFTPDIRGLSSFCSSATGTGEVIHSTQYKNGKPYGGKNVLVVGSGNSGMEIALDLANHAAKTSLVIRSPVHVLSREMVYLGLVLLRYVPCGGVDTLMVMLSRLVYGDLNKYGIHKPREGPFFMKAAYGKYPVIDAGTCEKIKSGQIQVLPGIESIRGNEVIFENGHSHHFDSIVFCTGFKRSTNVWLKGDDSMLNDDGIPKQSYPNHWKGKNGLYCVGLSRKGLYGAAADAQNIADHINSILSPR
- the LOC112498182 gene encoding protein FAR1-RELATED SEQUENCE 5-like, whose amino-acid sequence is MEKDIEVEELEKIDEDDEPIIGMSFDSDVDLFIYFKEYGKRKGFPVLRRTSRNDSDEILRNVTFACGRSGETRSKYVNILKLQPNAKTGCNVRLGAGLGDNGKWTIQSLNLEHNHVLLTPTKSKYFRCNRSLNTYAKKKLDVNDRAGIRLCKNYQSLVTEVGGHENVTFIERDCRNHVQKERRLRLGDGDAAALQNYFMKVQVEDNRFYFSMQVDDERRLKNIFWAELRNMEAYKEFGDVVTFDTTYLTNKYDMPFAPFVGVNHHEHSILFGCRLILHEDIETFTWLFRTWLSCMSNSAPNGIITDQGRAMKVAIQNVFPNTRHRWCLWHIMKKIPEKLGGYKEYRNINNVLHCAVYDSQSAAKFKETWHRMIIEYDLGDNEWLRSLYDKRHHWVPCYLNNTFWARMSST